In Microbacterium terrisoli, the genomic stretch CGCGGTGCTGAGCCTGTTCATCCTGCTGTGCCTGCTCGCCGACGGGGCGGGCATCTGGCGCTGGACCACACGCCTGTTCCCGCGGTCAGCGCGCCCGGCCGTCGATGGGGCGGGCCGGGCCGGCTGGACCACCATCGTCAACTACGCGCGCACACAGCTTCTGGTGGCCACGATCGACGCGGTGGGCATCGGCCTGGGCGCGTTCCTGCTCGGCGTTCCCCTGGCCGCTCCGGTCGGGGTGCTGGTCTTCCTCGGATCATTCGTCCCGATCGTCGGCGCGGTCGTGACCGGGGCAGTTGCGGTCTTCCTCGCACTCGTCTACAACGGCTGGTGGATCGCGCTGTGGATGCTGGTGATCGTTCTGGGCGTGCAGCAGCTCGAAGGTCACATCCTGCAGCCGCTGCTGATGGGGGCAGCGGTGAAGGTGCACCCACTCGCCGTCGTGCTGGTCGTCGCCGGCGGTGCGATGATCGCCGGCATCCAGGGCGCGCTGTTCGCGGTGCCGGTGGCAGCGTTCGTCAACGTCGTGGCGGTCTATCTGAGCCGCCGCGGATGGCAGGATGCCGACGCCGTCGTCGACGCCGATCTGATCTGGAACACGGTGCCACGCACCAGGAAGGGCCGCGCATGACCGCTCCCACACTCGCCGACTTCGAAGACGCGGCGGCCACGCTGCAGGGCATCGCTCTGCGCACGCCCATCGACCAGTCGCTGTATCTGTCGGAACTGACGGGTGTGCCGGTCTACCTGAAGCTGGAGAACCTGCAGCGCACGGGGTCGTTCAAGATCCGCGGCGCCAGCTACCGTCTGTCCCGGTTGAGCGAGAGCGAGCGGGCCAGGGGAGTGGTCGCCGCCTCGGCGGGCAACCACGCGCAGGGTGTGGCCCTGGCCGCGCAGCAGCTCGGCATTCCCGCTACGATCTTCATGCCGCTGGGCGTGCCGGTGCCCAAGCTTCTGGCCACCCGCGGGTACGGCGCAGACGTCGTGCTCGAAGGTGCGACGGTCGAGACGCCGCTGCGATTGGCCGAAGAGTTCGCCGAGCGCACCGGTGCCGTGCTCATCCCCCCGTTCGACCACCGTGACGTGATCATCGGCCAGGGCACGCTGGGCCTGGAGCTGTGGGACGCACTGCCCGACCTCGACACCGTGATCATGGGTATCGGCGGCGGGGGCCTGATCGCCGGCGTCGGCGCGGCGGTGAAGGCGCGCGCGGCCGCGGAGGGCCGTACGGTGCGGGTCATCGGCGTGCAGGCGGAGAACTCGGCCGCCTATCCCGAATCGCTGCGCGCAGGCCACCCGATCCAGGTGCCCACCACGCCCACCATCGCCGACGGCATCGCCGTCGCCCGACCCGGCGACATCCCGTTCGAGATCATCCGCGACGTGGTGGACGAGGTCGTCACCGTCACCGAAGACGACATCGCGCGTGCCCTGCTGGTGCTGCTGGAACGCGCGAAGCAGGTCGTCGAACCGGCCGGAGCGGTCGGAGTCGCCGCGATCCTGGCAGGCAAGATCACCGCGGGCGGAACGACCGCCGTCGTGCTGTCCGGCGGCAACATCGACCCGCTGCTGCTGCAGCGTGTGGTCGCGCACGGGCTCGCGGCATCCGGTCGTTACATGTCCCTGCGCATTCCGCTTCCCGACCGTCCCGGTCAGCTCGCCCAGGTGGCCGAACTGCTCGCCCAGGCCGGAGCGAACGTCGTCGAGGCGCTGCACACCCGGCACGGGCAGGGCATGCAGATCAGCGAGGTCGTGCTGCAGCTGAGCGTGGAGACCCGGGGGACCGAGCACCGCGCGCGCGTCATCGAGACGCTGCGCGCGGCCGGATTCGACCCCGCA encodes the following:
- a CDS encoding AI-2E family transporter, producing the protein MAETDGKPRSWVRDVLAHRTVDTEIGTAVPRGLRVATAFSWRFLVIAAAVGLGIWLIVQLKMLVIPLMVAILITALLWPVFAWMLRRRVPRWAAIVIAVIGAVAVVTGLLWLAVWQVTQQWSSVRDRTVHAVDGLRDSLIHGPLQVTEAQIDALLANAWAMLQQQADLLWNGALAIGTTVGHIGTGAVLSLFILLCLLADGAGIWRWTTRLFPRSARPAVDGAGRAGWTTIVNYARTQLLVATIDAVGIGLGAFLLGVPLAAPVGVLVFLGSFVPIVGAVVTGAVAVFLALVYNGWWIALWMLVIVLGVQQLEGHILQPLLMGAAVKVHPLAVVLVVAGGAMIAGIQGALFAVPVAAFVNVVAVYLSRRGWQDADAVVDADLIWNTVPRTRKGRA
- the ilvA gene encoding threonine ammonia-lyase, with protein sequence MTAPTLADFEDAAATLQGIALRTPIDQSLYLSELTGVPVYLKLENLQRTGSFKIRGASYRLSRLSESERARGVVAASAGNHAQGVALAAQQLGIPATIFMPLGVPVPKLLATRGYGADVVLEGATVETPLRLAEEFAERTGAVLIPPFDHRDVIIGQGTLGLELWDALPDLDTVIMGIGGGGLIAGVGAAVKARAAAEGRTVRVIGVQAENSAAYPESLRAGHPIQVPTTPTIADGIAVARPGDIPFEIIRDVVDEVVTVTEDDIARALLVLLERAKQVVEPAGAVGVAAILAGKITAGGTTAVVLSGGNIDPLLLQRVVAHGLAASGRYMSLRIPLPDRPGQLAQVAELLAQAGANVVEALHTRHGQGMQISEVVLQLSVETRGTEHRARVIETLRAAGFDPAVVED